A genomic region of bacterium contains the following coding sequences:
- a CDS encoding polysaccharide biosynthesis/export family protein, whose product MAISPENGDSELGVRDSGRLVAAGSILRFNSIFIFLCVHPCGHERFSSSSLLLQTKYLRIKIMKKTERLFKVIVIFTIMLLTQGCVTTNRSAKISKGDEIRMSVLPEIAVATTRFHKEYVLVPEDIVEVVLLKHPEITRVCTIRPDGYISLPILDDVKAAGLTPGELDKKLTEMFSHRLKEPEVTVIVTKFQPPVIYVIGEVTTPSIVSLHDAATALQAVTRAGGFTNEAKRNSVIIIRVTEDNYLTATRVNLQLKGQSASYITLHNVPLQADDIIFVPKTFIARVDIFIDQHINKILTGAIDILTTLRLIEILGEEE is encoded by the coding sequence GTGGCTATTTCTCCTGAAAATGGGGACTCGGAACTCGGGGTTCGGGACTCGGGAAGGTTGGTAGCCGCAGGCTCTATCCTGCGTTTCAACTCAATTTTCATCTTCCTTTGTGTCCATCCCTGTGGACATGAGCGTTTCTCCAGTTCTTCCCTTTTATTACAGACTAAATACCTACGAATTAAGATTATGAAAAAGACGGAAAGATTATTTAAAGTTATAGTAATTTTTACAATTATGCTACTGACACAGGGATGTGTAACCACTAATCGGTCAGCGAAGATTAGTAAAGGTGATGAAATTCGTATGTCGGTCTTGCCTGAAATCGCGGTGGCTACGACACGGTTTCATAAAGAATATGTTCTTGTCCCGGAGGACATTGTTGAAGTAGTTTTACTTAAGCATCCTGAGATAACCCGTGTATGCACCATCAGACCTGACGGTTACATATCTCTACCTATCCTTGACGATGTTAAGGCAGCCGGTTTAACGCCCGGGGAATTGGATAAAAAGTTAACCGAGATGTTTTCACACCGCTTGAAAGAGCCGGAAGTAACAGTAATTGTAACAAAATTTCAGCCGCCGGTGATATATGTTATCGGCGAAGTTACTACTCCGTCAATCGTATCTCTCCACGATGCCGCCACGGCTCTTCAGGCAGTAACTCGTGCCGGTGGCTTCACCAATGAGGCGAAACGAAACAGCGTCATAATCATTCGAGTTACCGAAGATAATTACCTTACCGCCACCCGCGTTAATTTGCAGTTGAAAGGTCAGAGTGCTTCATACATAACTTTGCACAATGTCCCCTTGCAGGCGGATGATATAATCTTCGTTCCAAAGACCTTCATTGCCCGTGTAGATATATTTATCGACCAGCATATAAACAAAATCCTTACAGGAGCTATTGATATCCTGACCACATTACGGTTAATAGAAATTTTAGGAGAAGAGGAGTAA
- a CDS encoding glycosyltransferase family 4 protein — protein sequence MKIFFADPIGHILGLHDKEICRYLAQKGHKVILATNEKYPFLNVESEFEQITPFKGIVGNYNFVVKGINYVRSLIRVWRQICRFQPNVVIYYYILQITLDNLFIRNLRNHGIPAILGAHDILPLSSNKEYRHSYRKIYNNATAILAFSEYGKNQLISNFGIPLSKIQVLFFGMSEGEKTFCRKDQIISREKLGLQIDEPIILCFGQIKKNKGLKYLLDAFAGVLVQEPKARLLVIGRPWKVSLKPYFEQVKRLGIGQRVLFRPELVSEEVARDFLIASDVVVLPYTYLYQSAVLSLVCSVGKPIIATRVGNIPEILQDGETGYLVPPEDAKALEEAMLDVISNPEEAQRRGYRAQEMMQKNYSWERFCQELEKTLEKVTVTVHRRDTETQRKN from the coding sequence ATGAAAATATTTTTTGCAGATCCTATTGGACATATTCTTGGTTTGCACGACAAGGAGATTTGTCGTTATTTAGCCCAAAAGGGACACAAGGTTATTTTGGCTACAAACGAGAAATATCCGTTTCTAAATGTGGAGTCTGAATTTGAGCAAATTACCCCTTTTAAGGGCATAGTTGGGAATTATAATTTTGTAGTGAAAGGAATCAACTATGTCCGTTCTTTAATAAGAGTTTGGAGGCAAATTTGTCGCTTTCAGCCGAATGTGGTAATTTATTACTATATCTTGCAAATTACTCTGGATAATCTATTTATCCGAAATTTGCGGAATCATGGTATTCCTGCTATACTTGGAGCCCATGATATATTGCCGTTGTCTTCTAATAAAGAATATCGTCATTCTTATCGCAAGATATATAATAACGCTACGGCCATTTTGGCATTCAGCGAATACGGCAAAAATCAACTTATTTCTAATTTTGGAATTCCTTTGTCCAAAATTCAGGTACTATTTTTTGGAATGAGTGAAGGTGAGAAAACTTTTTGTCGCAAAGACCAAATTATATCGCGAGAAAAATTGGGGTTACAGATAGATGAACCAATTATACTTTGTTTTGGACAGATTAAGAAAAATAAGGGTTTGAAATATTTGTTAGATGCCTTTGCTGGGGTATTAGTTCAAGAGCCAAAGGCTCGACTATTGGTCATCGGTCGGCCATGGAAGGTGAGTTTGAAGCCGTATTTTGAGCAGGTGAAAAGACTTGGGATTGGTCAGCGGGTATTATTTCGTCCAGAACTTGTGTCAGAAGAGGTAGCAAGAGACTTTTTAATTGCCAGTGATGTAGTTGTGTTACCTTATACCTATTTATACCAGAGTGCAGTGTTGTCGCTGGTTTGTTCTGTTGGTAAGCCGATTATAGCAACACGGGTTGGAAACATACCAGAAATACTTCAGGATGGAGAGACAGGATACCTTGTGCCGCCAGAGGATGCAAAGGCATTAGAAGAGGCAATGTTGGATGTCATTTCTAATCCAGAAGAAGCACAACGCCGTGGATATCGTGCTCAAGAAATGATGCAGAAAAATTACTCATGGGAAAGATTTTGCCAGGAATTAGAAAAAACATTGGAAAAAGTAACGGTAACTGTTCACCGCAGAGACACAGAGACGCAGAGAAAAAATTAA
- a CDS encoding ATP-grasp domain-containing protein, which translates to MSFTILRTGVGSSPSISTIKTLQKLGVRVIGVDSHPLSIGFYFANVGYCIPKADAPDYISTLIKICNKEKVNAILPAVDEELVVLSRHKKEFEKKGILLAVAEKKVIEICFDKLKTYNFFLQNNISTPSTFDALKVNLKEIIYPSIIKPRFGRGQRDVYKINNQREFKFFRQYVKKPLVQDYIEGQEYTIDILADFNSKVLCLVPRKRLQVESGISIKGITTYKKEIIDSCLDIVQKLGIIGPANIQCFIDKNNTLLFTEINPRLGGGVALSVAAGSNILPNLVRLLQGKSVKPCLDFQEDLLMLRYWEEKFM; encoded by the coding sequence ATGTCTTTTACTATTCTTCGCACTGGTGTTGGTTCATCACCATCAATATCCACCATTAAAACACTTCAAAAATTAGGTGTAAGAGTTATAGGTGTGGATAGTCATCCGTTATCTATTGGTTTTTATTTTGCCAATGTTGGATATTGCATCCCAAAGGCAGATGCACCTGATTATATTTCTACCTTAATAAAAATTTGTAACAAAGAAAAAGTGAATGCTATCTTACCCGCTGTAGATGAAGAATTAGTAGTTTTATCGAGGCATAAAAAAGAATTTGAAAAAAAGGGTATTTTGCTTGCGGTGGCAGAAAAGAAAGTAATTGAAATCTGCTTTGATAAACTAAAAACTTACAACTTTTTTCTTCAGAATAACATTTCGACCCCTTCTACTTTTGATGCCTTAAAGGTTAACTTAAAAGAAATAATCTATCCCAGTATTATCAAACCCCGCTTTGGTCGCGGACAGCGCGATGTCTATAAGATTAATAATCAAAGGGAGTTTAAATTTTTTAGACAGTATGTTAAAAAGCCTTTAGTTCAGGATTATATTGAAGGACAGGAATATACGATTGATATTCTGGCTGATTTTAATAGTAAAGTTTTATGTCTTGTGCCGCGAAAAAGACTTCAAGTTGAATCAGGTATCTCAATTAAAGGAATAACAACTTATAAAAAAGAAATAATTGATAGTTGCCTTGATATTGTCCAAAAATTAGGCATAATTGGACCGGCTAATATTCAATGTTTTATTGATAAAAACAATACCTTACTTTTTACTGAGATTAATCCAAGACTGGGGGGAGGAGTGGCACTTTCAGTCGCCGCTGGTTCAAATATTCTGCCAAATTTAGTCAGATTACTTCAAGGTAAATCAGTAAAACCGTGCCTTGACTTCCAGGAAGATTTATTAATGTTACGATATTGGGAAGAAAAATTTATGTAA
- the ftsZ gene encoding cell division protein FtsZ, giving the protein MGFEFENDVTSPTKIKVIGVGGGGSNAVNGMFANRMSNSCIEFIVTNTDAQALKTSIVPYKIQIGDKLTKGLGAGSNPEIGQRAAQEDRETLQEALVGSDMIFITAGMGGGTGTGAAPIIAEIARESGALTVAVVTKPFLFEGQKRIQQGELGLAELVDKVDTLITIPNQKLLGVVEKNTTILDAFKVADNVLRQAIQGISDLITIPGIINLDFADVRTIMSSKGNALMGIGVGTGENRALHAAQHAVSSPLLEEASIEGAQGILINITGGTDMLLSEIDEAATFITEKADRNANIIFGAVTSEAIQGEIKITVIATGFGKTVPKIERVPQSQAKTIDMESFKGEKIFKKAEYEKQQEAIQERINVYNSDLFEIPTFLRRQAD; this is encoded by the coding sequence ATGGGTTTTGAATTTGAAAATGATGTAACATCACCAACGAAGATTAAAGTAATTGGTGTTGGCGGAGGGGGAAGTAATGCGGTCAATGGTATGTTTGCTAATCGAATGAGCAATAGCTGTATTGAATTTATAGTAACTAATACGGATGCCCAGGCGCTAAAAACATCAATTGTCCCATACAAAATACAGATTGGTGATAAATTGACCAAAGGGTTAGGTGCTGGGTCTAATCCAGAAATAGGACAGCGAGCCGCACAAGAAGATAGAGAAACACTCCAGGAAGCATTAGTCGGATCAGATATGATATTTATCACCGCGGGTATGGGTGGTGGAACAGGTACAGGAGCCGCACCAATTATTGCGGAAATTGCACGGGAATCAGGTGCTCTTACTGTTGCCGTTGTGACTAAACCATTTTTATTTGAGGGACAAAAACGCATCCAGCAGGGTGAATTAGGTTTAGCAGAACTCGTTGATAAGGTTGATACACTTATTACCATTCCCAATCAAAAATTATTAGGTGTTGTTGAAAAAAATACAACTATCCTGGATGCCTTTAAAGTCGCAGATAATGTCTTAAGACAGGCTATTCAAGGAATATCAGATTTAATTACTATCCCGGGAATAATTAATCTTGATTTTGCCGATGTGCGGACGATTATGTCTTCTAAAGGAAATGCACTGATGGGCATTGGAGTCGGCACCGGTGAAAATCGAGCCCTACATGCCGCTCAACATGCCGTTTCATCCCCCTTGTTAGAAGAAGCATCTATTGAGGGTGCTCAAGGAATATTGATAAATATTACTGGTGGAACAGATATGCTTTTATCCGAAATAGATGAAGCCGCTACTTTTATTACAGAAAAGGCAGATAGAAATGCAAATATTATCTTCGGTGCGGTTACTTCTGAAGCGATTCAGGGTGAAATAAAAATTACAGTTATTGCCACGGGATTTGGGAAAACAGTTCCAAAAATAGAACGAGTGCCACAATCACAAGCGAAAACAATAGATATGGAAAGTTTCAAAGGAGAAAAAATATTTAAAAAAGCCGAATATGAAAAACAACAGGAAGCAATCCAGGAAAGAATTAATGTTTATAATAGCGACCTCTTCGAAATCCCTACTTTCTTAAGAAGACAGGCAGATTGA
- a CDS encoding sugar transferase has product MEFAFPSISEEKNMALFVKSVFDRVGALLGLLVLGPVLMLPIILIIKLTSRQGESVLFRQTRVGLNGRQFCFYKFRTMVIDAEKKRNSLEHLNEMDGPVFKIRDDPRITKFGRFLRKYSLDELPQFFNVLKGEMSIVGPRPPLPEEVEKYESYQYRRLSMKPGLTCIWQVSGRNKISFKEWMRMDLEYIDNYSLWLDFKILIRTIWAVMAGQGV; this is encoded by the coding sequence ATGGAATTTGCTTTTCCCTCTATTTCTGAAGAGAAAAATATGGCACTTTTTGTGAAAAGCGTCTTTGACCGGGTAGGTGCATTGTTGGGACTATTGGTACTGGGTCCGGTTCTGATGCTACCGATAATTCTTATTATCAAATTGACCTCTCGCCAGGGGGAATCCGTTCTTTTCCGACAAACCCGCGTTGGACTTAATGGTCGCCAATTCTGCTTCTACAAATTTCGCACTATGGTTATCGATGCAGAGAAAAAGAGGAATTCTCTGGAACATCTGAATGAAATGGATGGGCCTGTATTTAAAATCCGCGATGACCCTCGGATTACTAAATTCGGCCGTTTCTTAAGAAAATACAGTCTTGATGAATTACCACAATTTTTCAATGTTCTCAAGGGAGAAATGAGTATAGTTGGTCCCCGTCCTCCTCTACCTGAAGAGGTGGAGAAATACGAATCATATCAATATCGTAGATTGAGCATGAAACCTGGGCTAACCTGTATATGGCAGGTAAGCGGTAGAAATAAGATTAGCTTTAAAGAATGGATGCGTATGGATTTGGAATATATTGACAACTATTCTTTGTGGCTGGATTTTAAAATACTAATTCGGACTATATGGGCAGTTATGGCGGGTCAAGGTGTATAG
- a CDS encoding putative glycoside hydrolase: MNLNRKNKLILIFLICLIYPICPINSEAQFTSPGSPTAISSPFKVKGIHITSWVAGSKNLFQKTLNLINETELNTVVIDIKEVDGIIAYDVDVPLAKEIKAVKRRIKNIDEIIALCDEYGLYKIARITVFKDNWLATKKPYLAVMDKSGKVWRDDKGQSWVNPYLKEVWKYNVDIAMDAIKRGFDEIQFDYVRFPSDGLISNCWYGEEHSTQKQADTIIEFIKFAKQTLGAAAFLSIDVFGLTTLCKNGIGIGQKFKQIAEYVDFISPMVYPSHYAKGSYGISNPDSQPYKTIFLSIKDANQQIKETNCKIRPWLQDFSLEYTYGAKEVRDQINALYAHGVDEWLLWNPGCKYTKNALLTEDNIRFVPHQILPKQFLESSPLLINLPLSYSVPNTFTLQPTLTLQDKCEISKESSTVTESGKREKVEMDKVRHE; this comes from the coding sequence ATGAATTTAAACAGGAAGAATAAACTGATTTTAATATTCCTTATCTGTCTTATATATCCTATCTGCCCTATAAACAGTGAGGCACAATTTACCTCGCCAGGCTCACCTACTGCAATCTCGTCACCATTTAAAGTCAAAGGAATCCATATTACCAGTTGGGTTGCAGGGAGTAAAAACCTCTTTCAAAAAACCCTCAATTTAATCAATGAAACTGAACTTAATACCGTAGTAATTGACATTAAAGAAGTAGATGGAATTATTGCCTACGATGTAGATGTGCCATTGGCAAAAGAAATTAAGGCTGTTAAGAGACGAATTAAAAATATTGATGAAATTATCGCTTTATGTGATGAATACGGCCTCTACAAAATTGCCAGAATTACTGTATTTAAAGATAATTGGCTGGCAACCAAAAAACCATATTTAGCGGTTATGGATAAATCAGGTAAGGTTTGGCGCGACGACAAAGGTCAAAGTTGGGTCAATCCTTATCTAAAAGAGGTCTGGAAATATAATGTTGATATTGCTATGGATGCGATTAAGAGAGGTTTTGATGAAATTCAGTTCGATTATGTCAGATTCCCGTCAGATGGCTTGATAAGTAATTGTTGGTATGGCGAGGAACATTCTACGCAAAAACAGGCAGATACCATTATTGAATTTATCAAATTTGCTAAACAAACACTCGGCGCAGCTGCATTTTTATCCATAGATGTTTTTGGTTTAACTACGCTTTGCAAAAATGGGATTGGTATAGGTCAAAAATTTAAGCAGATAGCTGAATATGTAGATTTTATCTCACCAATGGTCTATCCTTCTCACTATGCCAAAGGCTCTTATGGCATATCTAACCCTGATTCGCAACCTTATAAAACTATTTTCTTAAGTATAAAAGATGCAAATCAACAGATTAAAGAGACAAACTGTAAAATTCGACCCTGGCTCCAGGATTTTTCACTTGAATACACCTATGGGGCAAAAGAAGTCAGAGACCAAATCAATGCGCTCTATGCTCACGGAGTAGATGAATGGCTACTCTGGAATCCAGGATGTAAATATACCAAAAATGCCTTATTGACAGAGGATAACATCAGATTTGTCCCACACCAGATTTTACCCAAACAATTTCTGGAATCCTCTCCTTTACTTATTAATTTACCATTATCCTACTCTGTTCCAAATACCTTTACCCTTCAGCCAACTTTAACCCTTCAAGATAAATGTGAAATATCCAAAGAATCATCTACTGTTACTGAAAGTGGGAAACGAGAAAAGGTGGAAATGGATAAAGTAAGGCACGAGTAA
- a CDS encoding Rho termination factor N-terminal domain-containing protein, with protein sequence MNINDIKTKAKEVGVKAGKMNKSDLIRAIQSAEGNFPCFETATDYCDQSNCAWMEDCLSNKNN encoded by the coding sequence ATGAATATCAATGATATTAAGACAAAGGCTAAAGAAGTTGGGGTCAAAGCAGGTAAAATGAATAAAAGTGACCTGATTCGAGCCATCCAATCTGCCGAAGGAAATTTTCCATGTTTTGAGACAGCGACAGATTATTGTGACCAGAGTAATTGTGCCTGGATGGAAGATTGCCTATCCAATAAGAACAATTAG
- a CDS encoding type IV pilus twitching motility protein PilT has product MHVNEYLRKMVNEKASDMYLKVGSPPVLRIDGKLTYMMQDNRVDVFPRLSPAETSELAYSIMNDDQKRKFEESYELDLAYSASGIGRFRCNMFCQRNTTALVFRMIPFEIPGFEELYLPEVIRDLASIPRGLIVVTGATGSGKSTTLAAMLDHINSTRRAHVVTVEDPIEFLHRDRESVIEQREVEMDTLSFAEALKHIVRQNPDVILIGEMRDIESLSACLSAAETGHLVLTTMHTIDAPQTVERIINFFPPYQHNQVRMQLSLVLKGIVSLRLLPRADGHGRVPAVEILTVTPLVRKLIEEGKTPQISSAITGGKFYGMQSFNQSLVYLYQNGLVTFEDALDASSNPEEFRLNVRGIYAGGTEVYEFKQEE; this is encoded by the coding sequence ATGCATGTTAATGAATATTTACGAAAAATGGTAAATGAAAAAGCCTCAGATATGTATCTTAAAGTAGGTAGTCCACCGGTCTTGCGGATAGATGGTAAATTAACCTATATGATGCAAGATAATAGAGTGGATGTATTTCCCAGACTTTCACCAGCGGAAACCTCGGAATTAGCCTATTCGATTATGAATGATGACCAAAAACGGAAATTTGAAGAAAGCTATGAATTGGATTTAGCCTATAGTGCCTCCGGGATTGGTAGATTTAGATGTAATATGTTTTGTCAAAGAAATACCACAGCACTTGTTTTTAGAATGATTCCTTTTGAGATACCGGGTTTTGAAGAGTTATATTTGCCTGAGGTAATTCGGGATTTAGCCAGTATCCCAAGGGGATTAATTGTCGTTACCGGGGCGACGGGTTCAGGTAAATCTACAACTTTAGCCGCAATGCTTGACCACATAAATTCTACTCGTCGGGCTCATGTCGTTACGGTGGAAGACCCAATTGAATTTCTACATCGAGATCGGGAATCGGTTATTGAACAACGAGAAGTAGAAATGGATACCCTTTCCTTTGCTGAGGCACTAAAACACATTGTTCGTCAAAATCCAGATGTGATACTGATAGGTGAAATGCGTGATATAGAAAGTCTCTCAGCGTGCTTGTCTGCCGCAGAAACCGGACATTTAGTATTAACAACAATGCACACAATTGATGCCCCTCAAACAGTAGAACGAATAATTAATTTCTTCCCACCTTATCAACATAACCAGGTGCGGATGCAGCTCTCACTTGTCTTGAAAGGCATAGTTTCTCTACGATTATTACCAAGAGCGGATGGTCATGGTCGGGTGCCGGCTGTGGAAATTTTGACCGTAACACCGTTAGTCCGAAAGTTAATCGAAGAAGGAAAAACACCTCAAATTTCCTCAGCTATTACTGGCGGAAAATTTTATGGGATGCAATCATTTAATCAATCATTGGTCTACCTTTATCAAAATGGTTTAGTTACCTTTGAAGATGCACTCGATGCCTCCAGTAATCCTGAAGAGTTTAGATTGAATGTTCGTGGAATTTACGCCGGCGGAACTGAAGTCTATGAATTTAAACAGGAAGAATAA